Proteins encoded within one genomic window of Bacillus sp. F19:
- a CDS encoding ABC transporter substrate-binding protein yields MKKRRLMAVFMSLMISAGVMAGCGAKSTGSSEGETIKIGANLELSGGVASYGQSISEGLELALEEINKKGIDGKKIELVEFDNKSDAAEATNGAIKLVSQDKVAAIIGAATSTNTLAQVQIAQDNKVPLITPTGTNPTITNTDGKVNDYVFRTCFIDPFQGTVAANFATGDLSVKNAAVLIDSSSDYAKGLAKSFKESFEKSGGKIVSEEAYVAKDTDFRATLTRIKSANPEFVFLPGYYEEVGLIVKQARELGIDVPFMGGDGWDSPKLIEIAGGEALNNTFITNHYSAGDPDEKIQNFVKAFKAKYKDKSPDAFNALGYDTGYFLADAIKRAGGADPEKLQKAIEETKDLALVSGNLTLDELHDPVKSAAILEYKDGEQTFKTNVDPE; encoded by the coding sequence ATGAAAAAGAGAAGATTAATGGCAGTGTTTATGTCACTTATGATTTCAGCTGGCGTGATGGCTGGGTGCGGTGCAAAAAGCACAGGTTCATCCGAAGGAGAGACAATAAAAATCGGAGCGAACTTAGAATTATCCGGCGGGGTGGCCTCTTACGGGCAATCCATTTCAGAAGGCCTGGAACTTGCTTTAGAAGAGATCAATAAAAAAGGCATCGACGGCAAAAAGATTGAGCTTGTTGAATTTGATAATAAATCAGATGCAGCTGAAGCAACGAATGGAGCTATCAAACTTGTAAGCCAGGATAAGGTAGCTGCCATCATTGGAGCTGCAACAAGTACAAATACTCTGGCTCAGGTGCAGATTGCACAGGATAATAAAGTGCCATTAATTACACCAACTGGAACGAACCCGACAATAACGAATACAGATGGCAAAGTCAATGATTATGTATTCCGTACATGCTTTATCGACCCATTCCAAGGAACGGTTGCTGCAAACTTTGCAACAGGCGACTTATCAGTAAAAAATGCGGCTGTACTAATCGACAGCTCAAGCGATTATGCGAAAGGTCTGGCAAAATCCTTCAAAGAATCATTTGAGAAAAGCGGCGGAAAAATTGTCTCAGAGGAAGCTTATGTAGCTAAAGACACAGATTTCCGTGCAACTCTTACAAGAATTAAATCAGCAAATCCAGAATTTGTTTTCCTTCCTGGCTACTATGAAGAGGTAGGCCTAATTGTGAAACAAGCACGTGAGCTTGGCATTGATGTTCCTTTCATGGGAGGCGATGGATGGGATTCTCCGAAGCTGATTGAAATTGCAGGCGGAGAAGCTTTGAACAACACATTCATTACGAACCATTATTCTGCTGGTGATCCAGATGAGAAAATTCAAAATTTCGTAAAAGCGTTCAAGGCGAAATACAAAGATAAATCTCCAGATGCATTTAATGCTCTTGGATATGATACAGGATATTTCCTAGCTGATGCGATTAAACGTGCAGGCGGCGCTGACCCTGAGAAGCTTCAAAAAGCAATTGAAGAAACAAAAGATCTTGCTCTTGTTTCAGGTAACCTGACGCTTGATGAACTTCATGATCCAGTTAAGTCTGCTGCTATTCTTGAATACAAAGATGGCGAGCAAACATTTAAAACGAATGTAGATCCTGAATAA
- a CDS encoding ABC transporter ATP-binding protein: MLKVNGINVYYGNIQAIKDVSLEINQGEIVTLIGANGAGKSTLLKTISGLLKPKKGEVLFQDKSIAGKAAQTIVKQGISHVPEGRRVFANMTVEENLELGAYLRKDKAEIKRDFEKVFELFPRLLERKKQQAGTLSGGEQQMLAMGRALMARPKLLLLDEPSMGLAPLLVKTIFRIIEEINKTGTTILLVEQNANMALSIADRVYVVETGKVVLSGTADELNASDQLKMAYLGGH; this comes from the coding sequence ATGCTGAAAGTAAATGGAATCAATGTATACTATGGAAATATACAAGCAATAAAGGATGTATCTTTAGAGATCAATCAAGGTGAAATTGTGACCTTGATCGGTGCAAATGGAGCCGGGAAGAGCACACTTTTAAAAACCATTTCAGGACTTTTAAAGCCTAAAAAGGGAGAGGTGCTTTTCCAAGATAAATCAATTGCAGGAAAAGCAGCTCAAACAATCGTTAAACAAGGAATATCACATGTTCCTGAGGGACGCAGAGTGTTTGCAAACATGACGGTTGAGGAGAATTTAGAGCTTGGAGCTTACTTGCGCAAAGATAAAGCTGAAATCAAAAGGGATTTTGAAAAAGTATTTGAACTCTTTCCAAGGCTGCTTGAGCGCAAAAAACAGCAGGCAGGAACACTATCAGGAGGGGAACAGCAGATGCTGGCAATGGGACGCGCACTAATGGCGCGCCCCAAGCTGCTTCTGCTGGATGAACCATCAATGGGACTTGCTCCGCTGCTGGTTAAAACGATCTTCAGAATTATTGAAGAGATCAATAAAACTGGCACAACCATTTTATTAGTTGAACAAAATGCAAACATGGCTTTGTCGATCGCTGATAGAGTATATGTGGTTGAAACAGGCAAGGTTGTGCTGTCTGGAACGGCAGATGAATTAAATGCAAGTGATCAGCTGAAAATGGCTTACCTGGGAGGTCATTAA
- a CDS encoding branched-chain amino acid ABC transporter permease, which produces MTAMKKSKGFWLSIGLALVGFIVVQFLITGGFLNIYLVNALYFMAINIMLAASLHLIIGITGQFSIGHAGFLAVGAYASAIITMKMQLPFSVALIVGGLAAAVAGLIIGIPSLRLKGDYLAIATLGFGEIVRITFLNIDYVGGASGMQVSHLTTWPWVFGCLLITILAIVNFTNSTHGRACISIRENEIAADAMGINTTYYKVAAFVIGAFFAGMAGGLFAHNFYIIQPTNFGFLKSFDILIFVVLGGLGSMSGAVLAAILLTIVSTFLQEYPETRMIIYSLVLIVMMLYRPQGLLGTKEFTSFFKNRKGMKGGAGHDSKNTVA; this is translated from the coding sequence ATGACAGCAATGAAGAAATCAAAAGGGTTTTGGTTATCAATCGGTTTGGCACTTGTTGGTTTCATCGTCGTACAATTTTTAATCACGGGCGGGTTTTTGAACATTTATCTGGTAAATGCTCTTTACTTTATGGCCATTAATATTATGCTGGCTGCAAGTCTGCATCTTATTATCGGAATTACCGGTCAATTTTCAATCGGGCATGCAGGATTTTTAGCGGTAGGGGCGTATGCTTCGGCTATTATTACAATGAAGATGCAATTGCCGTTTTCGGTTGCCCTGATTGTAGGCGGACTAGCTGCAGCTGTTGCCGGTCTTATTATTGGAATTCCAAGTTTACGTCTAAAAGGGGACTATCTTGCAATTGCTACACTTGGATTTGGTGAAATCGTCCGCATCACGTTTCTGAATATTGATTATGTTGGCGGAGCAAGCGGCATGCAGGTATCCCATCTTACAACTTGGCCGTGGGTGTTCGGATGTTTGCTCATTACGATTCTTGCCATTGTCAATTTTACGAATTCAACTCATGGACGAGCTTGTATTTCTATTCGTGAAAATGAAATAGCAGCAGATGCGATGGGAATCAATACAACGTACTACAAAGTTGCGGCATTCGTGATTGGTGCCTTTTTCGCAGGAATGGCAGGCGGACTGTTCGCACATAACTTTTACATCATCCAGCCAACAAACTTCGGTTTTTTAAAGTCATTTGATATTTTAATCTTTGTCGTTCTTGGCGGGCTCGGCAGTATGTCCGGTGCCGTTCTGGCAGCAATCCTGCTTACGATTGTTTCTACTTTCCTTCAGGAATACCCAGAGACGAGAATGATTATTTACAGTCTTGTCCTGATTGTGATGATGCTTTATCGTCCTCAAGGCTTGCTCGGTACGAAAGAGTTCACTTCATTTTTCAAAAATCGTAAAGGCATGAAAGGGGGTGCAGGTCATGACAGCAAAAACACCGTTGCTTAA
- a CDS encoding type 1 glutamine amidotransferase, translated as MRLSNKKVIALVSADFEDLELWYPVLRLQEEGAAVHLVGEKAGETYIGKYGVPAKSDYAFGDIRSLDYDAILVPGGWAPDKLRRYPEVLQMVKDMHEKEKPIGQICHAGWVLISARILEGRNVTSTPGIKDDMENAGAKWHDEAVVVDGHIVSSRRPPDLPPYVKAFADVLAEK; from the coding sequence ATGCGTTTATCAAATAAAAAAGTTATTGCACTGGTCAGTGCTGATTTTGAAGATCTTGAATTATGGTACCCTGTGCTTCGTTTACAGGAAGAAGGGGCAGCAGTCCACTTAGTAGGTGAGAAAGCAGGCGAAACCTATATCGGAAAGTATGGTGTTCCAGCCAAATCGGATTATGCGTTTGGTGATATACGCTCTCTAGATTATGACGCCATTTTGGTTCCTGGAGGATGGGCGCCTGATAAATTAAGACGATATCCAGAGGTTCTTCAAATGGTGAAGGACATGCATGAGAAAGAAAAGCCGATCGGACAAATCTGTCATGCAGGATGGGTGCTGATTTCAGCCAGAATATTAGAAGGCAGAAATGTAACAAGTACACCTGGCATTAAAGATGATATGGAGAATGCAGGGGCCAAATGGCATGATGAAGCAGTTGTTGTTGACGGACATATCGTTTCGAGCAGAAGACCACCCGACTTGCCGCCTTATGTAAAAGCTTTTGCAGATGTTTTAGCTGAAAAATAA
- a CDS encoding branched-chain amino acid ABC transporter permease, translating into MEIFQQIVNGISLGSIYALIALGYTMVYGIVKLINFAHGDVFMIGAFVGFYSITILELGFFPALIISMAVCALFGVLIERIAYKPLRNATRIAALITAIGVSLLIEYGVIYVRGAQPEAYPGTVLPSESISIFGVTISSQSLFILGISVGLMILLQFIVHKTKIGKAMRAVSHDADAARLMGINVDNTISATFAIGSALAGAAGVIFGTYYIKIEPLMGIIPGLKAFVAAVLGGIGIIPGAMVGGLLLGVIESLVSAMGYSLWRDGVAFIVLILILIFRPSGLFGKNVREKV; encoded by the coding sequence ATGGAAATTTTTCAGCAGATTGTCAACGGAATATCTCTGGGCAGTATTTATGCTTTAATTGCACTTGGCTATACGATGGTATACGGCATCGTGAAGCTCATAAACTTTGCTCATGGTGATGTGTTCATGATAGGTGCCTTTGTAGGGTTTTACTCGATTACGATTTTAGAACTTGGGTTTTTCCCTGCATTAATCATCTCTATGGCAGTTTGTGCATTATTCGGAGTATTAATCGAGAGGATAGCATATAAACCTTTGAGAAATGCGACTAGAATTGCAGCACTTATAACAGCAATTGGAGTTTCCCTCCTCATTGAATACGGAGTGATTTACGTAAGAGGAGCACAGCCGGAAGCATATCCTGGAACAGTTCTTCCATCGGAGAGCATTTCAATTTTCGGCGTCACAATTAGCAGTCAGTCATTATTTATTCTGGGTATTTCTGTCGGGCTTATGATCTTGCTTCAATTTATTGTTCATAAAACGAAAATCGGCAAAGCCATGCGTGCGGTTTCACATGATGCAGATGCAGCAAGGCTGATGGGAATCAACGTTGACAATACGATTTCTGCTACTTTCGCAATTGGCTCTGCTTTAGCGGGTGCAGCGGGTGTTATTTTTGGAACTTATTATATAAAAATTGAGCCGCTTATGGGGATTATTCCAGGCTTGAAGGCCTTTGTCGCTGCAGTATTGGGCGGAATCGGGATTATTCCAGGTGCGATGGTTGGCGGATTACTTCTCGGAGTCATTGAATCACTGGTAAGTGCAATGGGCTATTCCTTATGGCGTGATGGTGTAGCATTTATCGTCCTTATTCTCATTCTTATCTTCCGTCCATCAGGATTGTTTGGCAAAAACGTTAGAGAGAAAGTGTAA
- a CDS encoding MFS transporter, with the protein MEKKNTLPTRKLLGIAGLGWLFDAMDVGMLSFIIAALQSEWGLSVKQMAWIGSMNSIGMAVGALVFGLLSDRIGRKHVFIITLLLFSVGSGLSAFTTTLTAFLILRFFVGMGLGGELPVASTLVSESVAPEKRGRIVVLLESFWAAGWLIAALISYFIIPSYGWQTALLLSALPAFYALYLRIKLPDSPQFLAIKKEQKPSILENIKTVWSKDYIRQTTMLWILWFCVVFSYYGMFLWLPSVMVLKGFSLIKSFQYVLIMTLAQLPGYFTAAWFIEKFGRKFVLTTYLVGTALSAYFFGTAESLTLLLTSGIFLSFFNLGAWGALYAYTPEQYPTAVRGTGAGMAASFGRIGGILGPLLVGYLVAEDTPMTMIFSTFCVSILIGVLAVIVLGKETKAKQLF; encoded by the coding sequence ATGGAGAAAAAGAATACACTTCCAACCCGAAAACTGCTTGGAATTGCAGGACTTGGCTGGCTTTTTGATGCCATGGATGTTGGAATGCTCTCATTTATTATAGCGGCGCTTCAATCTGAATGGGGTTTAAGCGTTAAACAAATGGCCTGGATCGGCAGCATGAATTCTATCGGAATGGCTGTTGGCGCCCTCGTGTTTGGATTATTGTCTGACCGTATCGGAAGGAAACATGTCTTTATTATTACCTTGCTTCTCTTTTCAGTCGGAAGCGGACTGTCTGCTTTCACAACTACATTAACCGCCTTCCTCATATTAAGGTTTTTTGTTGGAATGGGCCTTGGAGGAGAACTTCCTGTTGCATCAACTCTCGTGTCTGAAAGTGTAGCACCTGAAAAACGGGGAAGAATTGTTGTCCTGCTCGAAAGCTTCTGGGCTGCAGGCTGGCTTATTGCCGCTCTTATCTCTTATTTCATTATTCCAAGCTACGGATGGCAAACGGCTCTGCTTCTAAGTGCATTGCCAGCATTTTATGCGCTGTACTTACGGATCAAACTTCCGGACTCTCCCCAGTTTTTAGCGATAAAGAAAGAACAGAAGCCGTCCATTTTGGAAAATATCAAAACAGTCTGGTCTAAGGATTATATTCGTCAGACCACTATGCTTTGGATTCTTTGGTTCTGTGTCGTCTTTTCTTACTACGGCATGTTCCTATGGCTGCCAAGTGTCATGGTTCTGAAAGGCTTCAGTTTAATCAAGAGCTTTCAATATGTTCTTATCATGACTCTAGCTCAGCTTCCGGGCTATTTCACAGCAGCCTGGTTTATAGAGAAATTCGGCAGGAAGTTTGTGTTAACGACCTATTTAGTCGGAACTGCGTTAAGCGCCTATTTCTTTGGAACGGCTGAATCTCTCACTCTGCTTCTTACATCAGGAATATTCCTGTCATTCTTCAATCTGGGAGCCTGGGGAGCGTTATACGCTTATACCCCTGAGCAATATCCGACAGCTGTTCGCGGAACAGGCGCCGGGATGGCTGCATCATTCGGACGCATTGGCGGAATTTTAGGGCCATTGCTTGTTGGTTATCTTGTTGCCGAAGATACCCCGATGACCATGATCTTTTCAACCTTTTGTGTATCCATACTGATCGGTGTACTGGCTGTTATCGTTCTTGGAAAAGAAACAAAAGCCAAACAGCTGTTTTAA
- a CDS encoding DUF485 domain-containing protein, which yields MSNEKQQLKSAQSSVDYTKIVQSQSFQKLLQAKRNFILPMSLFFLAFYFTLPVLTAYSTVLNEYAVGPISWAWVFAFAQFIMTWTLCMLYSSRAKKFDQMVEEIKAEARR from the coding sequence GTGAGTAATGAAAAACAACAATTGAAGTCCGCACAGTCCTCAGTAGATTACACCAAAATTGTTCAGTCGCAATCCTTTCAAAAACTGCTTCAGGCAAAACGAAATTTCATTTTGCCAATGTCATTATTTTTCTTAGCATTTTATTTTACACTGCCGGTGTTAACGGCTTATTCAACCGTACTGAATGAGTATGCAGTCGGCCCGATCAGCTGGGCATGGGTATTTGCCTTTGCCCAATTTATTATGACTTGGACGCTGTGTATGCTTTATTCCAGCCGGGCAAAGAAGTTTGATCAGATGGTAGAAGAAATCAAAGCTGAAGCAAGAAGGTAA
- a CDS encoding ABC transporter ATP-binding protein/permease, with protein MFKELSKPFKYPKVKQEEPLQKKTVKPKNWFVTITRVWSYLSLNKGLLSLVLLMVVLSSFLALLGPYLIGRVIDDYIVTKESSGFIKLLIALVLIYLVQSISLLLQNIWMIGIAQNTVFTMRTQLFRHLHSLPISYFDKRQHGELMSRVTNDIENVSSTLNSSVIQIFSSILTLAGTICVMLWLSPLLTLITLAIIPIMFCGMRWITNRTGKLFKAQQQNLGNLNGFIEETISGQRIVKTFSQEQKVITEFLEKSQRLKGAGFWAQTISGFIPKLMNVLNNLSFAVIAGVGGILALNDLVSIGVIVIFTEYSRQFTRPLNELANQFNTILSAVAGAERVFEILDEHEEMKDEEDASDLQAVKGEVIFDTVSFSYEEEQQTVQNLSFHASPGETVAIVGPTGAGKTTMINLLSRFYDPDDGKILIDGMESTKIRRSSLREHMAFVLQDPFLFTGTIMENIRYGRLDATDEEVMQAAKEANAHSFIMKTKNQYETVLTQDGSGISQGQKQLLSIARAILSSPVILVLDEATSSIDTITELKIQEALQRLMKGRTSFVIAHRLNTIQKADQILVIENGTLIEKGSHESLLREKGFYCGLFQSQLKDEVV; from the coding sequence ATGTTCAAAGAGCTAAGTAAGCCATTCAAGTATCCGAAAGTAAAACAGGAAGAACCACTTCAGAAAAAAACAGTGAAACCAAAAAACTGGTTTGTGACGATAACAAGGGTATGGTCGTATCTTTCTTTGAATAAAGGACTGCTTAGTCTGGTTCTTCTTATGGTAGTTCTTAGTTCCTTTTTGGCCCTTCTTGGTCCTTACCTGATTGGGAGAGTCATTGATGATTATATTGTCACTAAAGAAAGCAGCGGGTTTATTAAGCTGCTGATTGCTTTAGTCTTAATTTATCTTGTCCAATCCATTTCTCTGCTGCTGCAGAACATCTGGATGATCGGAATTGCCCAAAATACCGTTTTCACCATGAGAACTCAGCTTTTCCGCCATCTGCACAGCCTGCCGATTTCATACTTTGATAAACGGCAGCACGGGGAACTGATGAGCAGGGTAACAAATGATATTGAAAACGTCAGTTCGACCTTAAACAGCTCTGTTATTCAAATTTTCTCAAGTATCCTGACACTTGCAGGAACTATTTGTGTCATGCTCTGGCTGAGTCCGCTGCTTACATTAATAACTCTTGCCATTATCCCGATTATGTTCTGTGGGATGAGGTGGATCACGAACAGAACAGGAAAGTTATTCAAAGCACAGCAGCAGAACTTGGGAAATCTTAATGGCTTTATTGAAGAAACCATTTCAGGTCAGCGCATCGTTAAGACGTTTTCACAGGAACAAAAAGTGATAACTGAGTTTCTGGAAAAGAGTCAGAGGCTTAAAGGAGCAGGGTTTTGGGCTCAGACCATATCAGGCTTTATTCCGAAGCTGATGAACGTCCTGAACAATTTAAGCTTTGCCGTGATTGCCGGGGTGGGCGGCATCCTCGCTCTGAATGATTTGGTTTCAATCGGGGTAATCGTGATTTTCACTGAATACTCCAGACAGTTCACACGTCCTCTAAATGAACTTGCGAATCAGTTCAATACGATTCTATCTGCTGTAGCAGGTGCTGAGAGAGTGTTTGAAATTCTGGATGAACACGAGGAAATGAAAGATGAGGAAGATGCTTCAGACCTTCAAGCAGTGAAGGGAGAAGTTATATTTGACACGGTCTCATTCTCTTATGAGGAAGAACAGCAGACGGTTCAAAACTTGAGTTTTCATGCATCTCCCGGTGAAACGGTAGCCATCGTCGGTCCTACCGGTGCAGGAAAAACGACGATGATCAACCTGTTATCCCGATTTTACGATCCTGATGATGGAAAGATTCTGATAGATGGGATGGAAAGCACAAAAATCAGGCGAAGCAGCCTGAGAGAGCACATGGCATTTGTCCTTCAGGATCCCTTCTTATTCACCGGGACAATCATGGAAAACATTCGGTACGGCCGTTTGGATGCAACGGATGAAGAAGTGATGCAAGCTGCAAAAGAAGCGAATGCCCATTCTTTTATCATGAAAACAAAAAATCAGTATGAAACGGTTCTCACTCAGGACGGAAGCGGGATCAGCCAGGGTCAAAAACAGCTGCTGTCCATTGCAAGAGCGATCCTTTCTAGTCCGGTTATTCTAGTTCTTGATGAAGCGACAAGCAGCATCGATACCATTACAGAGCTGAAAATCCAGGAAGCCCTTCAAAGATTGATGAAAGGCAGAACAAGTTTTGTGATTGCACACAGGCTGAATACCATTCAAAAAGCTGACCAAATCCTTGTGATTGAGAATGGAACGCTGATTGAAAAAGGAAGTCACGAGTCCCTTCTTCGTGAAAAAGGATTTTACTGCGGTCTATTTCAAAGTCAGCTGAAAGACGAGGTTGTTTGA
- a CDS encoding cation acetate symporter, producing MNMLAFSLFLAIVIMTLFITYFASKRTKTTSDFYTADSSLTGFQNGLAIAGDYMSAASFLGIAGMIALSGFDGFFYSIGFLVAYLVVLYIVAEPLRNLGKYTMADMIAARFNNSKVRGVAALNTISISIFYMIAQLVGAGGLIHLLLGIEYVYSVLIVGTLMTIYVVFGGMTATSWVQIVKAVLLMIGTFIISVIVFAKFDFSIMKMFSEMQTATPLGESFLNPGNKFKNPLDTISLNLALVLGTAGLPHILIRFFTVKDAITARKSVVYATWIIGAFYVMTVFLGLGAAAFVGYDNIVAANSAGNMAAPLLAEAIGGDFLFAFVSAVAFATILAVVAGLVLSAASAFAHDFYSHILRRGEATEKEQVVAARWASIGVAVLSILLALFAQNMNVAFLVALAFAVAASANLPILLLTIFWKRFNTAGAVTGMLTGLFSSLILVAISPNVWSPEAGAAIFVGDPLFSLTNPGIVSIPLGFLGAYIGTIVSSKKEDAKKFDEILVKANTGMK from the coding sequence ATGAACATGCTGGCATTCTCTCTCTTTTTGGCGATCGTTATTATGACATTATTTATTACCTATTTTGCCTCAAAGCGCACAAAGACAACCAGTGATTTTTACACCGCAGACAGCAGTTTAACCGGCTTTCAAAACGGACTGGCTATCGCTGGCGATTATATGTCCGCAGCTTCTTTTTTAGGGATCGCCGGAATGATAGCGCTTTCTGGATTTGATGGTTTCTTTTACAGCATAGGGTTTTTAGTTGCATATCTTGTGGTGTTATACATAGTGGCTGAGCCCCTTCGGAATTTGGGGAAGTATACAATGGCTGACATGATAGCAGCAAGGTTTAATAACAGTAAAGTGCGCGGTGTAGCGGCTCTGAATACGATTTCTATTTCAATCTTTTATATGATTGCTCAGTTAGTGGGAGCGGGAGGGCTTATACATCTGCTCCTTGGCATTGAATATGTGTATTCAGTTCTGATTGTAGGCACTCTGATGACAATCTATGTGGTATTCGGAGGAATGACTGCAACGAGCTGGGTGCAGATTGTAAAAGCTGTTCTTCTTATGATAGGTACATTTATAATCTCAGTTATTGTGTTTGCTAAATTTGATTTCAGCATCATGAAAATGTTCTCTGAGATGCAGACGGCGACGCCGCTTGGTGAAAGCTTTTTGAATCCGGGGAATAAGTTTAAGAATCCGCTGGATACGATTTCGCTGAATCTGGCGCTTGTTCTTGGAACGGCCGGACTACCTCATATCCTGATTCGTTTCTTTACAGTGAAGGATGCCATTACGGCACGTAAATCTGTTGTATATGCAACCTGGATTATCGGTGCGTTTTATGTGATGACTGTCTTTTTAGGTTTAGGAGCTGCAGCGTTTGTTGGCTATGACAATATTGTAGCTGCAAACTCAGCTGGGAACATGGCAGCGCCATTGCTTGCAGAAGCGATTGGCGGGGATTTCTTATTTGCCTTTGTTTCTGCAGTAGCATTCGCTACAATACTCGCTGTTGTAGCGGGACTCGTGCTATCAGCTGCTTCTGCATTTGCGCATGACTTTTACAGCCATATTCTTCGCCGCGGAGAAGCAACTGAGAAAGAGCAGGTTGTGGCAGCCAGATGGGCATCTATCGGTGTGGCCGTTCTTTCAATTCTTCTCGCTTTGTTTGCGCAGAACATGAACGTAGCATTTTTAGTCGCATTGGCCTTTGCTGTCGCGGCAAGCGCCAATTTGCCAATTCTCCTGCTGACGATATTCTGGAAACGGTTTAATACAGCCGGCGCTGTTACAGGTATGCTGACTGGCTTGTTCAGTTCTTTGATTCTTGTAGCTATAAGCCCGAATGTATGGTCACCAGAAGCAGGAGCTGCCATTTTTGTAGGAGATCCTTTGTTCAGTCTGACTAATCCGGGTATCGTTTCAATCCCGCTTGGATTCCTTGGTGCTTACATCGGAACCATCGTTTCAAGCAAGAAAGAAGATGCGAAGAAATTTGATGAGATTCTTGTGAAGGCTAATACTGGAATGAAATAA
- a CDS encoding ABC transporter ATP-binding protein has protein sequence MTAKTPLLNVQNLGIKFGGLKALSSVTIELNKGELVGLIGPNGAGKTTFFNLLTGVYVPTEGTLMLEGQKLNGLVPYKITRKGISRTFQNIRLFSDLSVLDNVKVAYHSLAKHSIASSILRLPSHFSGEREMEEKAIEFLKIFKLDKVKHEKAKNLPYGQQRRLEIARALAANPKLLLLDEPAAGMNPQETEELMNLIAFIRAKFDLTVLLIEHDMPLVMGVCERIYVLDHGQLIAQGVPEEIRNNPKVIEAYLGEEVS, from the coding sequence ATGACAGCAAAAACACCGTTGCTTAACGTGCAGAATTTAGGCATAAAGTTTGGGGGTCTTAAGGCTCTTTCATCCGTCACTATCGAATTGAATAAAGGTGAGCTTGTTGGATTGATCGGCCCAAATGGAGCTGGAAAAACGACCTTTTTTAATCTGTTAACAGGCGTATATGTACCAACAGAAGGAACGTTAATGCTTGAAGGTCAAAAACTGAACGGTCTTGTGCCCTATAAAATTACGCGCAAAGGAATCAGCAGAACGTTTCAAAACATTAGACTGTTCAGTGATCTTTCTGTTTTGGATAATGTAAAAGTGGCCTATCATTCTCTTGCAAAGCATTCCATTGCAAGTTCTATTCTCAGGCTGCCTTCCCATTTTTCCGGAGAACGTGAAATGGAAGAAAAAGCGATTGAATTTCTTAAGATTTTCAAGCTTGATAAAGTGAAACACGAGAAGGCAAAGAATCTGCCATACGGTCAGCAGCGCCGTTTAGAAATTGCCCGTGCACTTGCAGCTAACCCTAAGCTTTTGCTTCTTGATGAGCCTGCAGCAGGGATGAACCCGCAGGAAACAGAAGAACTGATGAATTTGATTGCATTTATCCGCGCGAAGTTTGATTTAACGGTTTTGCTGATTGAACATGATATGCCGCTTGTCATGGGTGTTTGTGAACGAATTTATGTACTTGATCATGGCCAGTTAATTGCTCAGGGAGTGCCTGAGGAAATCCGAAACAATCCAAAAGTCATCGAAGCGTATCTCGGCGAGGAGGTTTCATAA